The genomic interval CACCAACTGCCAGACTTGCTTCTCGGTCAGCTTGTCCTTATAAGGTTCCATGTCGGCGCTCACCCCATCGCGAATGACTACGAAGATTTCGCCGTCGCTCGAGCCATGGTCCCACGTTTCGTCGGTGAGGTTCGACGGCGTACCTCCGGCGAGAGCCATCGAACCGTCGCCCTTGCCCGACGGGCCGTGACACGATGCGCAGTGCCGCAAATAAGTCTTTCGGCCTTCCGTGATGGATGACTCGTCGCTTGGGATTGGGTTCTTGAGCTTCTGCGCCACGGGGTGGCGATGGGGAGTGGCGGGATGCGTTTCCTGCGTTCGCGAGGCAGCGAACAGCGGCAAAAATAAAAACGCAAAAGCCAAAAGTAGTGACGCGTGGTTGTTTGCAGGCTTCCTCGTCTTTCTTTTTTCCTTTTGCATTGTTCCTACTCCCGGGGAGCGTCGAAGTTTTCGCTCATATAGTCAGGGTCCGAATCGTTCAGGTGTACGAAGATCTCGTGAACCAGGTTGACCAGCTTGTTCAAGCCGTACGCATACTGGTTGTTCTTCACCCTGAGCGCGATCGAGACGTTGCCTCCGCGATTCGTGCAAGAGACTTCGGCGCAACGAGGGTCTACTCGCCGATGCTTCGGGATACTATGATCGGACCGGCTCTTCAACAAGTGCTT from Acidobacteriota bacterium carries:
- a CDS encoding cytochrome c, which translates into the protein MQKEKRKTRKPANNHASLLLAFAFLFLPLFAASRTQETHPATPHRHPVAQKLKNPIPSDESSITEGRKTYLRHCASCHGPSGKGDGSMALAGGTPSNLTDETWDHGSSDGEIFVVIRDGVSADMEPYKDKLTEKQVWQLVNYIRSITPK